TCAACGTGTACGGCGCGGTGGCGCAGGGCCGGTTCGGGCTCACCAACGCGGAGGTGGACAAGGTCTTCCCCCGCCAGAAGTACGCCCCGATGAAGCTGTACGCGTGACGCGTTCGCACACCCACGCCGCCGGCCGCCGCACCGGGACCACGTCCTGGCACGGCGGCCGGTCGGCTGCGCCGGTACCCCCGCAGACCCCGGCCCGGCGCGGCCCCGGCGGCCGGCGGTTGCTGGCCGCGCTGCTCCTGGTCGGCCTGCTCGCCAGCGTGCTGCCGTGGTGGCTGGGGACCCCCGCCGGCTCGCTGCGGACCACAGCGGCGACCCTGACGGCCGCCGGCCGGATCACCGGCCTGGTCGCCGGCTACCTGCTGCTGGTGCAGGTGCTGATGATGAGCCGGCTGCCGGTGCTGGAGCGGTGGATCGGCGGCGAGCAGTTGGCCCGCTGGCACCGCGACATCGGCGCCACCCTGCTGGTGGCCGTGCTGGCGCACCTGTCGCTGATCCTGGTCGGCTACGCGGACCTGCGTAACCAGTCGATCGTCGCCGAGGTCGGCACGCTGCTCGGTGACTACGAGGACATGGTCTCCGCGTTCGTCGCCGCCGGCATCATGGTGCTCGTCGGGTTCAGCAGCATGCGGGCGATCCGGCGGGCACTGCCCTACGAGCTGTGGCACCTGCTGCACCTGTCCAGCTATCTGGTGCTGCTGCTCGGCTACGCACACCAGTTCACCCACGGCGCGCAGCTCTACAAGCCCGGGCCGGTACGCACCGGCTGGATCGGGCTCTACCTGCTGGTGGTCGCCGCCCTGCTGTGGGGCCGGGTGATCACGCCGCTGGCGTTCAACCTGCGGTACCGGCTGCGGGTCGCCGACGTGGTCGCGGAGAGCCCCGACACGATCTCCATCTACCTCACAGGTGAGCGGCTGGACCGGCTGGCGATGCTCGGCGGGCAGTACTTCCGCTGGCGCTTCCTCACCCGGGGCTGCTGGTGGCAGTCGCACCCGTTCTCCGTCTCCGCCGCGGCCAACGGGCGCTGGCTGCGGCTCACCGTCAAGGTGGTCGGCGCGCACACGGCCGACCTGCGCGACCTGGACCCGGGCACCCGGGTCTGGGCGGAGGGCCCGTCGGGCACCTTCACCGCCGCGCACCGGGTCCGCGACCGGGCACTGCTGATCGCCGGCGGCAGCGGCATCACGCCGATCCGGGCCATGCTGGAGGAGTTGCCGCCGGGCGCGGCGCTGATCTACCGGGCCCGTACCCCGGCCGACGTGCTCCTGAGCCGGGAGCTGGACTGGCTGGCCCAGGCCCGGGGGACCTCGATCTGGTACGTCATCGGCTCCCGCGACGACCCCGGCCCCCGCGAGCTGATGAGCCCGGACGGGCTGCGCCAACTGGTGCCCGACGTGGCCCGGCGCGACGTGTACCTGTGCGGGCCGCCCGGGCTCGTCGAACAGTCGGTGCGCGCGCTGCGCCGGGCCGGCGTGCCCCGCCGCCAGATCCACCTGGCCACCTTCGAGTTGTAGGAAGGCATCGCATGCGTCGCGCGTTCCTCGCGATCACCGGTCTGGCCGCCAGCACCACCGCGCTGGTGGTTCTCAAGGGCTCGCCGGGCACCACCCCGGTCGCCCAGGACCTGCCGGCCGCCCAGCCGGTCAACCCCACCCCGCAGGGCGTCGACCCGAGCGCCGCTCCGGCTGGCGCCGCCCCGAAGCCGTCGGTGACCGCCGACGCCCCCACGTCGCCCAAGCCGAGCAGGAGTACCGCCCGCCCGTCGAGCACCCGCACCACCGCGAAGGCCCCCTCCGCACAGCGGACCACCAAGGCGCCGCAGCCGAGCACCCGCCGGGTCACCGGGCCGGGCGTGGACAACGAGTACGGGTACGTGCAGGTGCAGATCGTGATCTCCGGCAACCGGATCGTCGAGGCCATCTCGCTGTCCCTGCCCAGCGGGGGAGAGTCCGACATCCACAGCGGCGATGTCCGGGACAGGTACAACGGCACAGGCGGCGAGGTGGTGCGGAAGCAGAGCGCCAACCTCGACACCGTCTCCGGCGCCACCGAGACCAGCAACTCCTACAAGCAGTCGCTGCGGGGCGCGATCGAGCAGGCGTTCTGACGTGCCGGCGGCGATGACCCGACCCGGGCTGTGCCGGGTCGAGCAGATCATGGGTACGGCGATCACCCTGGACCTCGCCGACGACCTGCCGCCGGCGACGCTGCACGAGCTGGCCGATCAGGTCTTCACCTGGATGCGCGAGGTGGACGCCCGGTTCAGCACGTACCGGGCGGACAGCGAGGTGAGCAGCTTCGACCGGGGCGAGGTGCTGCTCTCCGAGGCGTCGGAGGACCTGCGGTTCGTGCTGGAGGCCTGCGCCGACCTGTGGGGCGCCACCGACGGGTTCTTCGACGCGTACGCCACCGGCGGGCTCGACCCGTCGGGGTTCGTCAAGGGCTGGGCGGCGCAGGTCGCCTCGGACCGGCTGCTCGCGGCCGGCGCGGCGAACCACTGCGTGAACGCCGGCGGGGACGTGCGGGTGCGCGGCTGCTCCCCGTCGGGGGAGCCGTGGCGGATCGGCATCCGGCACCCGTGGGACGCGATGGCGACCTGCCTGGTGCTCACCGGGACCGACCTGGCCGTGGCCACCTCCGGTGTCTACGAGCGCGGCCGGCACGTGCTGGACCCACGCCGGGGCGCCCCGGCCGGTGGGCTGCGTTCGGTCACTGTGGTCGGCACCGACCTCGGGGTGGCCGACGCGTACGCCACCGCGGCCCTGGCCATGGGGGTCGCCGGCATCGGCTGGCTGGACCGGCTCGCCGACCACACCCACGCCGTCATCACCGACGACGCGTACCAGTTCCACTCCGCCAACCTGCCCCTGACGGACTAGCGGAGCGGACGGTGGGTGCCGGCGGGGCGGGAGCCGGTGGGGCGGGGTCGACCGGGGCGGGAGCCGGACGGGCGGGTGCCGGCCCAGCGGTGCCGCCGGTGGCTGCGACGGGGCGGTTCGGTGCCGCCGGGATGAGATGCTCTGTCGTCCGTGGACATCATTCCCCCGCTCGTGGCGCGCGTTCGCGCCGTCCTCCTGTCAACGAGGACGGGCACCCCGGCGACGCTGTCGACGACCGGATCGATCGGCTGCCGGGGCGGGTTCACATGCCCCGCCGGGGCAGCGGCAGGTGACCGGGGAGCAGGTCGGGGGTGAGTGTCACACCGGTGGCGCGCAGCGCCTCGATCAACGTGTTCTGCACCAGGTAGGAATCCGGGAGCTGCCAGCGGGCCTGCTCCGGGGCGACCGCCCAACGGACCGTCCCCTCCGGCAGCCGGGTGGGCGGCGCCGGGATCCACGAGCCCGGCCCGTGCCGGACCACGTGGAAGCAGTGCTCCAGCTCCGGCCGGAGCGCATCACCGGGGCGGACGAGGAACATCCAGCGTCCGGTGGGGGTGACCAGCACCGGCCCGCGTACGCCGGTGCCGGCCGGGTGGATCTGCACCGCGTCGAGCACGCGCCGGCCGAGGTGGGCCGGCACCTCCAGCACGTCGAAGGCCCGACCGGTGGGCAGCAGCACGCCGTGCGGGCGGCTCCGCCACCAGGTGGCCACCCGGGCCGGGTCGGCGCTGGCCGCCAGCTCCCAGTTCTCCAGTGCCGGGTGGCAGCCCACGGTGGGGCAGCCGGCCCGGCCGCAGACGAACCGGCTGCGGGCCAGGCACGCCCCCGGGGTCACCTCCCACCCGTGCGCGGCGTACCGCACGGCGACCCGGCGCAGCCGGACCCGTTCCAACGGCGACAGTTCGGCGACGCGCGGTCCGACGTTCCCCAACATGTGCCATCTCCCCTCATCGGGCCCGGCGAACGCCAGGTCGCATGTCGAGCACCGTCACTGCCGTAACCCACGATCGTTGAGGTTGACGAACGGCTCGTGCAACTTGCACGAAAAGTACGAGGACTGGCTGTACGGCTGACGCACTGGCTGTGCGACCAGCGAAAACCTGAAGATGCACGAGGATCGCCGCACCCGCGGACATCGCCCGGGCCCGATGGCCGGGGCGGCAGGGGGAGGGATGGGGAGATGGACGAGCTACCCATAGGGCGGCGAGTGGCCTACTGGCGGGGGCGACGCAAGATGTCGCAGCAGGTCTTCGCGGACCGGTTGGGCAAGTCGAAGAGCTGGGTGGACAAGGTCGAGCGCGGCGTCCGTCGGTTGGACAAGTTCTCGGTCCTCTACGAGATCGCCGACATCCTCCAGGTGGACGTGCAGCTGCTGATGGGCAAGGACCCGGAGCGGCGGACCGACGCGTTGAACTGCATCGACCAGGTCGAGGTGCAGGAGATCAGGGCCGCGCTGGAGCGGTACGACTCGATGAGCGCGTACTTCGACGCGGCACCGTACCCGCCCCCGCTGGACGACATGCGCAAGGCCGTCAACCACGCCTGGCTCACCTACCAGTACGGCCGCTACGGGATGCTCACCCGGGCGCTGCCGAAGCTGCTGCGCGACGCTCAGGCGGCCGACGCCGGCTACGGTGGCGAGCAGGCCCCGGAGGCGGCCCACCTGCTCGGGCAGGTCTACCAGATCGCGTCCTCGGTGCTGCGCAAGCTCGGCGAGTGCGAGCTGGCCTGGCTGGCCGCGGACCGCTCGATGGCGGTGGCCCAGCGGGCCGACGACCCGCTGCTGGCCGGCATCGCCACCACCCGGGTGTGCAACGCGCTGGTCGCGATGGGCCGCGCCCGTCCGGCGCTGGAGCTGAACGTCACCATCGCCAACCGGCTCGCACCCGGTGGCGGCAACGACGCCACAGCGGCCCGGCTCTCCGTCTACGGGATGCTGCTGCTCCAGGGCGCGATGGCCGCCTCCCGGATCGGTGACTCGGCGACCGTCGACGACCTCATCAACGGCGCCGAGGAGGCGGCCACGCTGCTCGGCGGCGACCACAACCACTACTGGACCTCGTTCGGCCCGACCAACGTGGAGCTGCACCGGGCCGCGGCCGCGGTCGAGCTGGGCGACGGGGGGCGGGCGGTGGAGGTGCACCAGCTGCGCATCGTGGAGCCCTCCTTCAACGCGTTGCTGCCCGAGCGCCGGGCGCACCACCTGCTCGACATCGCCCGCGGTTTCGCTCAGGTCGGCGACGTGGCGAACGCCGGCGAGATGCTGCTGCGCGGCGACCGGCTCGCCCCGTCGGAGATCCGCTGCCGGCCGATCGCGCACGAGGTGATGTCGGACATCCTGCGTCGCACACGTGGTGCGCCGCCTTCTCCGGTAGCGGAGTTGGCTGAGCACATGGGAGTAGGGGTATGAGCGCGGAGCCGGTTTGATGGCCGGTTCACAGCGCACCAGCGGGCACCGCGAGGTGCTCTACGTCATCGCCTGCGGTTCGCCGCTGGCCCGGCACGTCGGCCGCCTGGTCGACCTTGCCCAGCAGGACGGCTGGGAGGTCTGCGTGATCACCACGCCGGACGGCGCCAAGTTCGTCGACAGGTCCGCCCTGATCCGGCAGACGGGCCACCCGGTGCGGACGCACTACAAGAACCCCGGTGACCCGGACGTGCTGCCGCCAGCCGACGCCATGATCGTCTGTCCGGCCACCGTGAACACGGTCAACAAGTGGGCGGCCGGGATCGCCGACACCCTCGCGCTCGGTCTGCTGGTCGAGGCGCAGGGCAAGGGCGTCCCCATCGTGGCGGTGCCGTACACCAACGCCGCGATGGCCGCCCACCCGGCGTTCCGGGCCGGCATTGCCCGGCTGGCCGAATGGGGGGTCACTGTGCTCTTCGGCGATCACGTGGTCGCCCTGCACCCGCCGGGATCTGGCGAGCAGCACCTGCACGCGTTCCCGTGGCAGATGCCGCTGGCCGCACTGCTCGCCGGCTCGCGCAGCGCCGCCTGACGTCGGGCGGGCGTGGTCCGGCTCGCCGCCGGGTCGCCGGGCGGGCCTGTCCGGCTCGCCGCCGGATCGCCGGACGCTGCCGGGCCGGGCGTCGCCGCCCTGAGGCCCGGGCGACGGTAAGCTGGCCCGCCGTGAGCGTATGCGGATCCACCCCCACGGTGACCGACGTGGTGGCCGAGCTGGAACGGCGCTACCCGCCGGTCTGGGCGGAGGAGTGGGACCGGGTGGGGCTGGTGCTCGGCGAGCCGACCGCCCCGGTCCACCGGGTGCTCTGCGTGGTCGACGTGGTGCCCGAGACGGTCGCCGAGGCGCTGGCCGCCGGCGTCGACATGATCGTCGCGCACCACCCGCTGCTGCTGCGGGGGGTCTCCTCGGTCGCTCCGACGACGTTCAAAGGGCGGATCGTCCATCAGCTGATCCGGGCCGGGGTGGCGCTCTACGTGGCGCACACCAACGCCGACGTGGCCTCCCCGGGTGTCTCCGATGCCCTCGCTGCCCGGTTCGGGCTGACCGGGCTGCGCCCGCTGCACCGGCCCGCGCCCGGGTCGCCCGCGTACGGCGACGAGCGGGGTATCGGCCGGATCGGCGAACTGCAGCGCCCGATGACCCTCGCCGAGCTGACCCGGCACGCCGCCGCGGTGCTCCCCGTCACGTCGTGGGGAGTTCGCGCCGCGGGGGATCCCGGGCGTATGGTTCGTACCCTCGCCGTCAGCGGCGGGTCGGGGGACAGCTTCCTCGGCGCCGCGACCGCCGCCGGAGTGGACGCGTTCCTCACCGCCGACCTGCGGCACCACCCGGCCGGCGAGCACCTCGCCGCCGATGGTCCCGCCCTGATCGACGCCGCCCACTGGGCGACTGAACGACCGTGGCTGGATGACCTGGCCGCCCTCCTGCGGGAGGCGCCGGGCGTCGAGACGCTGGTGTCCGACCTGGACACCGACCCGTGGACCGTACACGCCGCCGCACCCGTTGTGGACGACAAGGAGCCCGACCGTGAAGGCTGACCCCCAGGTGCAGCGCCGCCTGCTCGACCTCCAGGCGATCGACACCAACCTCGCTCAGCTCGCCCACCGCCGGCGTTCGCTGCCCGAGCGGGCGGAGCTGGAGGCGCTGGCCCGGGAGCTGTCGTCGCTCGAGGACGAGCGGGTCCGCGCCCAGGTGGCGGTCGACGACCTGGACCGCGACATCGCCCGGCTGGAGAAGGACGTCGACCAGGTTCGGGCCCGTAAGGAGAAGGACCAGAACCGGCTGGCCGCCGGCACCGGGCCGGCCCGGGAGCTGGAGGCGCTCCAGCACGAGCTGGTCTCGCTGAACCGGCGCCAGGGCGACCTGGAGGACGCCGAGCTGGAGCTGATGGAGCAGCGGGAGACCGCGCAGAGCGTGCTGGACGGCGTGGAGCAGCGGCTCGCCGAGACCCGGGAGAAGCGGGCCGCCACCGAGCAGCGCCGGGACGAGGCGCTGGCCGAGATCGCCAAGGAGGAGGAGTTCAAGCGGGGCGCCCGTCAGCCACTCGCCGCCGACCTCCCGAGCGAGCTGGTCACCCTCTACGACAAGATCCGCCAGGACACCGGGCTGGGCGCCGCGCTGCTCACCGCGGGTCGCTGCGGCGGCTGCCGGTTGGAGCTCTCCGGCGCCGACCTGGCCCGGATCCGCAAGGCCGCCCCGGACGACGTGGTCCGCTGCGAGGACTGCCGGCGGATCATGGTCCGCACCAACGAGTCGGGTCTGTAGGTCGTGGCGCCGCGCGTGGTCGTCGTCGAGGCCGACGGCGGGTCCCGGGGCAACCCGGGCCCGGCCGGCTACGGCGCGGTGGTGCGCGACCCGGAGACCGGCGAGGTGCTCGCCGAGCGTTCCGAGTCGATCGGTACGGCGACCAACAACGTCGCCGAGTACCAGGGGCTGATCGCCGGGCTGGCGGCCGCCGCCGAGGTGGGCGCCGCCGAGGTGGACGTCCGGATGGACTCCAAGCTGGTGGTCGAGCAGATGTGCGGCCGGTGGCAGATCAAGCACCCCGGCCTGCGACCGCTCGCCGCCCAGGCGGCCGGCCTGGTGGGCCGGTTCGCGGCGGTCCGGTTCGCCTGGATCCCCCGCGAGCAGAACCGGCACGCCGACGCGCTGGCCAACGCCGCGATGGACGCCGCCGCCGGGCGGCCCGCGACGACCACCGCTGTCGCCACGCCCACCCCCAGCGCCGCCGTCCCCAGCGCCGCCACCGGCAGCGACCCGGCGACCGCGCCGGCCTCCTGGGAGCCGCGACCCAGCTTCACCGCCACCCGACTGATCCTGGTCCGGCACGGCGAGACCCCGTACACCGAGCAGCGGCGCTACTCCGGCCGGGGCGACGTGCCGCTCTCCGAGCGCGGCCGGGCCCAGGTGCGGGCCACCGCGACCCGGGTTGCCGCGCTGGCCCCGTCCGTCGCGGCCGTGCTCAGCTCACCGCTGTCCCGGTGTACGCAGACCGCGGCGGCGATCGCCGGGGCGCTCGGCGACGTGCCGGTACGCACCGAGGACGACCTGATCGAGTGCGACTTCGGGGACTGGGAGGGGCGCACCTTCGCCGAGGTGCGCGCGCAGTGGCCGGGGGAGATGGACGCCTGGCTCGCCTCACCCCGGATCGCCCCGCCGGGCGGTGAGTCGTTCACCCACGTGGCCGAGCGCTGCCACCGGGTGATCGCCGGGCTGCTCACGGCGTACCCCGGGGAGACCGTGGTGGTCGTCTCGCACGTCTCGCCGATCAAGCTGGTGCTGCGGGACGCGCTCGCGGCCAGCGACGGCTTCCTGCACCGGCTCTTCCTGGACGCGGCCGGCATCTCGGTGCTCGACATGTGGCCCGACGGCGGCGTCGCTGTGCGCACGGTCAACGACACCGCCCACCTCTCCGCTGGCTGATCCGGCCGAACCTGCTCGCCCGTCCGGCCCGACCGGTCGCGCCGTTCGGCGCATGCCGTCGGCCGCTCGGCGCAGCACCCTCCGCGCAGCGCACGTGACAGCGGTCACAGAGTCGTAGCCTCCGGCCGTTACATCGCGAGCCATACTTCCCGGAGGTGTGTCACATGGCTGCACCGGAACCGGAGGCGCCCACCACGGCGCCGTCCAGGGCGAAGGACCACAGCCCCTGGAACTGGTTGCTCTTCATCCCCATCGTGGTGCCGCTGATCCCGGCCTTCTTCAACGGCGACTCTCCCCGAATCTTCGGGTTCCCGCGTTACTACTGGCTGCAACTCGCCTGGATCCTGCTCGGCGTGGCCACCACGACGCTGGTCTACCAGATGACGAAGAAGCGGGGTGAGCGCTGATGTGGAGGGACCATCTCACCGAGATCATCGTCTTCTCCCTGCTCTTCCTGCTGGTCAGCGGGATGGGCTTCGTGGCCGCCCGCTGGCGTGCCCCGAAGGACATGGCCCACCTCGACGAGTGGGGGCTGGGCGGGCGCAGCTTCGGCGGCTGGATCACCTGGTTCCTGGTCGGCGGTGACCTCTACACCGCGTACACCTTCGTGGCGGTGCCGGCGCTGATGTTCGGGGCCGGCGCGGCCGGGTTCTTCGCCGTGCCGTACACCATCGTGATCTACCCGCTGGTCTTCCTGGTGCTGGTCCGGCTCTGGTCGGTGTCACACCGGCACGGGTTCGTCACGCCGGCCGACTTCGTCCGCAACCGGTTCGACTCGCCGGTGCTGGCGCTGTTGATCGCGATCACCGGCATCGTGGCCACCATGCCGTACATCGCGTTGCAGTTGGTCGGCATCGAGGCGGTCCTCAAGACGATGGGGGTGACCGGCGACAACGCACTGGCCCGGCACCTGCCGATCATCATCGCGTTCGCCATCCTGGCGGCCTACACCTACCAGTCGGGGCTGCGCGCGCCGGCGCTGATCGCGTTCGTCAAGGACACGCTGATCTACATCGTGATCCTGGTGGCGATCGTCTACCTGCCGTACAAGCTGGGCGGCTGGGGCGACATCTTCGCCGCCGCGGACGCGAAGTTCGACGCCTCACCCAACCCGAACGACGGGATCCTGCTCAACGGCAACAACCAGCTCCAGTACATCACGCTGGCGTTCGGCTCGGCGCTGGCGCTCTTCCTCTACCCGCACAGCATCACCGGCGTGCTGGCCAGCAGGAACCGTGACGTGATCAAGCGGAACATGTCGGCGCTGCCGGCGTACAGCCTGCTGCTCGGGCTGATCGCGCTGCTCGGCTACATGGCCATCGCGGCCGGCGTGAAGCCGCTGCCGGGTGCGTCGGAAGGCAGCGTGGACAACAACACCATCGTCCCGCTGCTCTTCGACCAGCAGTTCCCGGACTGGTTCGCGGGCGTGGCGTACGCGGCGATCGGCATCGGCGCGCTGGTGCCGGCGGCGATCATGTCGATCGCGGCGGCGAACCTGTTCACCCGCAACGTCTACAAGGAGTACCTGAAGCGGGACGCCAGCCCGGCGCAGGAGGCGAACGTTTCGAAGATCACCTCGCTGGTGGTGAAGGTCGGCGCGGTGGCCTGCATCGTCTTCCTGGACCCGCAGTTCTCCATCGATCTCCAGCTGATCGGCGGCGTGATCATCCTGCAGACGCTGCCGGCGGTGGCGCTGGGTCTCTACACCCGCTGGTTCCACCGCACCGGGCTCATCGTCGGCTGGGTTGCCGGCATGGGCCTGGGCATGTGGATGCTCTACCAGGTGGCGAGCCCCACCCGGAAGCACTTCGGTGGCTCGGCGTTCCCGCTGTCGGAGTTCGGGTTCGACACCACCAAGACGATCTACGTGGGCATCGTGGCGGTGCTGGTGAACCTGGCGGTCGCGGCGCTGGTAACGCTGGCCCTGCGCGCCGCCAAGGTGGCCGAGGGGGTCGACGGCACCACGCCGGACGACTACTTCGCCGACGAGGGCGACCCCCGGGTCACCCCCGGCACCGAGCGCGACGCCGACTCCGCCCGGGAGCCGGTCGCCTAAGGTCCCCGCGAAGGAAGGGCCCCTTCTTAACGCCTCGCGTTAAGAAGGGACCCTTCCTTTCGTTTCGGCGCGCTGCGCTGTGGGTGCGGCGTGCGCGCGGCGGTTCAGCGGGGGCGGTTGCGCGATTCCAGGGCCTCGTTGAGGCGGCGCAGCAGCACAGCGAGGGTTTCCCGGTCCTCGGCGGGCCAATCGCCGAGCATGTCGCCGTAGAGCCGGGTCCGCGCGGCCCGCACCGCGGCCATCCGCTGCAACCCGGTGGCGGTGGGGGAGATGACGGTGCCCCGGCCGTCGGACGGGTCCGGGGTACGGGTGATCAGGCCGTCGCGCTGGAGCGCGGACACCTGCCGGGTGACGGTCGAGCCGTCCAGGTTGAGTCGGGCGGCGAGCGCGGAGACGTTCTGCGGGCCGGCGGTGTCCAGGTGACGCAGGATCACGTACGCCGCCCGGTCGAGCACCCGGTGCTCGGCGGTGCCGGTGGCCCGCCGGGTCGCCTCGCCGAAGCGCATCAGCAGGGCCACCTCGGTCTCGATCCGGCCCAGGGTGACCTCGTCGGTCTCGGCTTCGGCGTCCCGGTAGGGGTCATCGCTCATAGCTGTATGATACAAGATAACTACCTGTACCATACAGCTAATTGGGGAGTCGGAGTGGATCGGCGTTCCGAACCGAACCGCAGTGCCATCTACGCCACCACACTGGTGGCCTTCCTCGCGATCGCCGGCATCGCCGTCGTCGACCCGATCCTGCCGGCCATCGGCGACGCGATCGGGGTCACAGCCTGGCAGGTCGAGCTGCTGTTCACCGCGTACATCGCGGTGATGGCCCTCGGCATGATCCCGGCGACCCTGGCCAGTGGCCGGTTCGGCTTCAAGCCGGTGCTGATCGCCGGAGTCTCCGTGGTCGGCCTGGCCGCGATCCTCGCCTCGTTCAGCGACAACATCGTGCAGCTGTCCGTGCTGCGCGGCGTCTGGGGGCTGGGCAACGCGATGTTCTTCGCCACCGCCATGGTGGTGCTGGTCAACCTCGCGGTCGACCGGGAGTGGGTGGTCGGCCTCTTCGAGACCGCCCTCGGCCTCGGCTTCGCGGTCGGCCCGCTGATCGGCGGCCTCCTCGGCGAGGTCAGCTGGCGACTGCCGTTCTTCGTCTGCGGTGTGTTCATGGTGCTGGCGCTCGGCGTGGCCGCCCGCAAGCTGCGCGAGCCGACCAACCGGCAGGCGCCGGTACGCGTCGGTCAGATCTTCGCCACCTACCGCCGTCCCGCGTTCATCGCGCTCTGCGTGGTGACCGGCACGTACAACTTCGTCTTCTTCGTGGTACTCGGCTACACGCCGCTCTTCCTGGGCCTGGACGTCATCCCGCTGGGGCTGGCGTTCACCGGCTGGGGGCTCGGCCTGGCCGCCGGCATCCTGCTGATCGGCCACCGGTTGGCCCACCGGATCGGCGCGGTGCAGACCGTCGGCGTGGCCATCGCCGGGCTGCTGGTCTGCATGGTCCTCTTCGCCACCTCCACCAGCACCACCGAGGCGCTCGTCGTGCTGGTGCTGGCCGGGCTCTGCATGGGTCTGGCCAACGCCAACCTCACCGACCTGGCGCTCGGCCTCGGCTCCAGCGACCGCCGGGTGGCCACCGGCGCGTTCAACCTGGTCCGCTGGGGTGCCGCCGCGCCCGCGCCGATCATCTCCGGCAAGCTCGCCGAACACTCGCTGTCGATGCCGTTCTGGGTCGGCTTCGGCGTACTCGCCGTCGGTGTGCTGGTCTACCTGGCCTTCGCGCACGTGATGGCCGCCGGCTACGGCGAGCGGGTGCTCTGGTCCCGGTGGAACCGGGCGGCCGCCGGCACCGAACACGCCCCCGAGGAGCCGGTCGGCGAGGCGTACTGACCGCGCGGTCCCCGCTGCCGCCGGTGTCAGCTCAGGGCGCGATAGAGCAGATAGAGCCCGATCACCGTGCCGAACACCACGATGATCGTCTTGAGCAGCACCGGCGGCAGCCGGCGGACCAGCCGGGCGCCAACGTACCCGCCGATCAGCGTGGCCGGGGCGACCATCGCGACGGCGGCCCAGTTCACCGGTCCGAACAGGGCGAACACCACCAGCGTGGTGAAACCCACCACCGCGGAGAGCAGGTTCTTGATCGCGCTCACCCGGGCCAGCGTCGCGTCCAGCACCAGCGCCAGCCCGGCGACCAGCATCACGCCGAGCGCCGCGCCGAAGTACCCGCCGTACACCGCGCCGAGCCCGACCATCGTCTGCACCGCGACCGTCCGCTGGCG
Above is a window of Micromonospora coriariae DNA encoding:
- a CDS encoding bifunctional RNase H/acid phosphatase, with the protein product MAPRVVVVEADGGSRGNPGPAGYGAVVRDPETGEVLAERSESIGTATNNVAEYQGLIAGLAAAAEVGAAEVDVRMDSKLVVEQMCGRWQIKHPGLRPLAAQAAGLVGRFAAVRFAWIPREQNRHADALANAAMDAAAGRPATTTAVATPTPSAAVPSAATGSDPATAPASWEPRPSFTATRLILVRHGETPYTEQRRYSGRGDVPLSERGRAQVRATATRVAALAPSVAAVLSSPLSRCTQTAAAIAGALGDVPVRTEDDLIECDFGDWEGRTFAEVRAQWPGEMDAWLASPRIAPPGGESFTHVAERCHRVIAGLLTAYPGETVVVVSHVSPIKLVLRDALAASDGFLHRLFLDAAGISVLDMWPDGGVAVRTVNDTAHLSAG
- a CDS encoding DUF3311 domain-containing protein gives rise to the protein MAAPEPEAPTTAPSRAKDHSPWNWLLFIPIVVPLIPAFFNGDSPRIFGFPRYYWLQLAWILLGVATTTLVYQMTKKRGER
- the mctP gene encoding monocarboxylate uptake permease MctP, with amino-acid sequence MWRDHLTEIIVFSLLFLLVSGMGFVAARWRAPKDMAHLDEWGLGGRSFGGWITWFLVGGDLYTAYTFVAVPALMFGAGAAGFFAVPYTIVIYPLVFLVLVRLWSVSHRHGFVTPADFVRNRFDSPVLALLIAITGIVATMPYIALQLVGIEAVLKTMGVTGDNALARHLPIIIAFAILAAYTYQSGLRAPALIAFVKDTLIYIVILVAIVYLPYKLGGWGDIFAAADAKFDASPNPNDGILLNGNNQLQYITLAFGSALALFLYPHSITGVLASRNRDVIKRNMSALPAYSLLLGLIALLGYMAIAAGVKPLPGASEGSVDNNTIVPLLFDQQFPDWFAGVAYAAIGIGALVPAAIMSIAAANLFTRNVYKEYLKRDASPAQEANVSKITSLVVKVGAVACIVFLDPQFSIDLQLIGGVIILQTLPAVALGLYTRWFHRTGLIVGWVAGMGLGMWMLYQVASPTRKHFGGSAFPLSEFGFDTTKTIYVGIVAVLVNLAVAALVTLALRAAKVAEGVDGTTPDDYFADEGDPRVTPGTERDADSAREPVA
- a CDS encoding MarR family winged helix-turn-helix transcriptional regulator → MSDDPYRDAEAETDEVTLGRIETEVALLMRFGEATRRATGTAEHRVLDRAAYVILRHLDTAGPQNVSALAARLNLDGSTVTRQVSALQRDGLITRTPDPSDGRGTVISPTATGLQRMAAVRAARTRLYGDMLGDWPAEDRETLAVLLRRLNEALESRNRPR
- a CDS encoding MFS transporter, with product MDRRSEPNRSAIYATTLVAFLAIAGIAVVDPILPAIGDAIGVTAWQVELLFTAYIAVMALGMIPATLASGRFGFKPVLIAGVSVVGLAAILASFSDNIVQLSVLRGVWGLGNAMFFATAMVVLVNLAVDREWVVGLFETALGLGFAVGPLIGGLLGEVSWRLPFFVCGVFMVLALGVAARKLREPTNRQAPVRVGQIFATYRRPAFIALCVVTGTYNFVFFVVLGYTPLFLGLDVIPLGLAFTGWGLGLAAGILLIGHRLAHRIGAVQTVGVAIAGLLVCMVLFATSTSTTEALVVLVLAGLCMGLANANLTDLALGLGSSDRRVATGAFNLVRWGAAAPAPIISGKLAEHSLSMPFWVGFGVLAVGVLVYLAFAHVMAAGYGERVLWSRWNRAAAGTEHAPEEPVGEAY